The following proteins come from a genomic window of Rutidosis leptorrhynchoides isolate AG116_Rl617_1_P2 chromosome 10, CSIRO_AGI_Rlap_v1, whole genome shotgun sequence:
- the LOC139873476 gene encoding uncharacterized protein — MALSRIATAKNITGDVKSYYILSFSRWTHAVSQSPSLAGAIICQSDVTHPFILPESERSIDTINDNLGSGFYPGIGSMELMAVPKKKTSPHKRGIRNGPKALKPIPVIIRCKACGRVKLPHFFCCSGHRDTDGQKDSTS, encoded by the exons ATGGCGTTATCGAGGATTGCAACTGCCAAAAACATCACCGGCGATGTCAAAAGTTACTATATTTTATCCTTTTCAAGGTGGACTCACGCCGTTTCACAATCGCCGTCGTTGGCCGGTGCCATAATATGCCAATCAGACGTAACACACCCGTTTATTTTGCCCGAATCCGAAAGAAGCATAGACACAATCAATGATAACCTCGGGTCGGGTTTTTATCCCGGAATCGGATCTATGGAGCTAATGGCTGTCCCTAAGAAAAAG ACTTCGCCTCACAAGCGCGGAATAAGGAATGGACCGAAAGCTCTGAAACCTATTCCGGTGATTATTCGCTGCAA GGCTTGTGGGAGAGTTAAGCTACCACACTTTTTCTGCTGCAGTGGACATAGGGACACCGATGGGCAAAAGGATTCTACAAGTTAA